One window of the Eschrichtius robustus isolate mEscRob2 chromosome X, mEscRob2.pri, whole genome shotgun sequence genome contains the following:
- the LOC137757357 gene encoding ATP synthase subunit f, mitochondrial-like isoform X2, with product MTSVVPLKEKKLLDVKLKELPSWIIMWGFIPKGIAGAFQREHEQPREYH from the exons ATGACATCAGTTGTACCACTGAAGGAGAAGAAGCTCCTGGATGTCAAATTAAAGGAGCTGCCTAGCTGGATAATAATGTGGGGTTTCATCCCTAAAGGCATTGCTGGAGCGTTTCAAAGA GAACATGAGCAGCCACGTGAGTACCACTGA
- the LOC137757357 gene encoding ATP synthase subunit f, mitochondrial-like isoform X1 — MTSVVPLKEKKLLDVKLKELPSWIIMWGFIPKGIAGAFQRGYYWYYNKYFNVKKGSIAGLSMVLAAYVIFNYCCSYKELEHEQPREYH; from the coding sequence ATGACATCAGTTGTACCACTGAAGGAGAAGAAGCTCCTGGATGTCAAATTAAAGGAGCTGCCTAGCTGGATAATAATGTGGGGTTTCATCCCTAAAGGCATTGCTGGAGCGTTTCAAAGAGGTTATTACTGGTATTACAACAAGTATTTCAATGTGAAGAAAGGGAGCATCGCTGGGCTTTCTATGGTGCTGGCAGCTTATGTGATTTTCAACTACTGCTGTTCTTACAAGGAACTTGAACATGAGCAGCCACGTGAGTACCACTGA